The following DNA comes from Erigeron canadensis isolate Cc75 chromosome 3, C_canadensis_v1, whole genome shotgun sequence.
AGCAATATACTATCATGAACAAGTCCATTTGATTGTGCTTTATCTCTAGATGTGTGATGTGTCAAGTGGGTCGAATGTACCCAAGTGTATATTTTAAGGCATGCAACATTTTAAAGTGTGTAATTTCTATATCATCTCTGTCCCTGCTTTTTCAACCTTATGATCAATCAAAATTTTAGGGAATCCTCAAGGATGGATCACAAGTAGCTGTAAAGGCTCTTTGTGCTGAATCAAAGCAAGGGGATCGTGAATTTCTAACTGAGATCAATACGATATCAAATGTCAGGCACCAAAACCTTGTTGAGTTGATTGGATGTTGCATAGAAGGAACTCATCGTATTTTAGTATACGAGTTCCTGGAGAATAACAGCCTTGACCATGCACTATTAGGTAAGCTTGAAGTTAAAGCTTGGTTAAATTATgcctagttttataaatttgcAAGTTGCAACCTACCTTTGTTCAGTTCTTGACTTGTAGTAAATATTTTGGACTTTCTGTACAGAAAATAGGTCTATCATCGTCCCTTTCAGGCAATATACTTTTGCCTTTATATAGCAACAGACTTTAGTTTTTGCTACTACAATACTTAAATTATGCtacataaaaatgaaaataatcagaAATAGGTTGCTATTATCCTTGTACGAAAAAGAAGTAAATTCCTAAGACGTGAATTGAAAAAAAGTAGGTTGCTATTTTATGTGACTTGCCCTTTTCACTTAGTAGTATGCTATGACTTGCTTACAGGTAAAAAAAGCCATACCATAGAGCTTGATTGGAAACGGAGATCTAAGATTTGCATTGGTACAGCACGTGGTCTTGCTTATCTTCACGAAGAACTTGAGCCACATATTGTGCATAGAGACATAAAAGCTAGTAATATACTTCTAGGCGAGGGCTTCATACCAAAAATTGGAGATTTTGGATTGGCTAAACTTTTCCCAGATAGCATCACTCACATAAGCACAAAACTAGCAGGAACAACGTAAGTTACTAAAATTAGTAAAATTTCAAACCATCATTGTATTTTTGGTTCAAAATATCACTGGTCTtgcaaaataccaaaaaaagtaACACTATAAGATGCAAGAGTTAGACAAATTTGGTCTTTATATTGGCCATCTTCTTTTTTGCAAAATGTAGATTCTTCTCTTGTAGCTATTTATGAATGAATGTTTATATGAACAAAAAACCAAGTCAGTTTAAAAGTCAGGAACTCTGATCCAATTCGGAGATCTTGAAATTGCAGCAATTGACTTTTCAAATCGTCGTACTTTACTTTTCATGTCATAGAATGAAACAATGATTCTTGCAACATGTGATGATAGTGGACAAAAAAGAGCAGAAAGATGATGGTTTTCTTTGAGTCTTTTCGGGACCATATTTTGTCCAAATTTGCTACTTCTTAcataattctttttttctttgattattCAATGAAATCCGAGGATGGATAAGTTAATAACTCAATAAGTATCAGCCAGCTTGATGTTATGAAGATTGACTTTGTGAACTTTTATGACTAAGAAATTGTCATTCTTGCAGAAATGCAAAAGGAACTCTACATATTGCAAATAAGTGTTTTTTGGATCAAAAGGGTCAATAATGACGATCCTTTTATCCtcaacttttgttttatattgtaattatttgGCGATAGATTTAATTCTTGAACATTTCTTGACAAGGTTTTTCTGTCTTCCTCCAGCGGTTATTTGGCCCCTGAATATGTATTGGGCGGACAGTTGACACTAAAGGCTGACGTTTATAGCTTTGGGGTTCTCATTCTTGAGATAGTAAGTGGCAGGAGCAGTTCAATATCAAGCTGGGGTACAACACAGAAAGTTCTGCTAGAACGGGTAATTCATTTTCATGACAACATTCATACTTCTGAAGTAATGGGTCATTTTCTAGTACGGGTCTAAATGGGCCGGGTTTCCTTGACACGTTTTTGTCTTTTAACTATTAAAGTTTAATGTGTCAatagtataattataataataatccaaTCAACAACGATACCCAATCCCACCTGGGGAGGAGTGTAGGCCGTAGGGGAGGTGAGATGCGGCCATGCGGGTAAATAGGTTGCTTCCAAAAGGACCTCCAACAAACGCTTTATTCTATGCATGAAACAAACTTGTGGGGTGACTTTCAACACATTTAAACCTTCCcccttttaaaatttattatgtgATCATTTTCTTACGCTTCTTACTCAGGCATGGGAGCTTTACGAGGAGGGGAAACTCCTAGAACTCGTGGATCCTGACCTTAAAACATACCCTGAGGAGGAAGTCTTAAAGTATATAAAAGTAGCCTTTTTCTGCACGCAAGCAACCGCGAATCGTAGGCCTATGATGAGCCAAGTTGTCGACATGCTCTCAAGAAATATTCGGCTCAATGAAAAAGAACTTACACCTCCGGGATTTTTCCAAGAGTCTAACGATAACAAAAAGGTATCTGAAGCTTCCACGAGTCGCCAAATTAGTTCTTATCCTACCACCATTACACAAGTAACCCCTCGATGAAGTCAACATTATGGTTGATGGAAATTCTGTTAGGGATACTAGAATTGCATGGAGAACTAAAGATGATCCTTGCATTGGTTCTGCATTCATCTAAGGGCGATGCTAgctttttatgatattttgtgTATTCCTTATAGTAACAAGGTAGTAGTTGGCACCATTTATCAGCCAAAATTTATATAGAAGGTAGATAAGGTGGGTTAACTGTCT
Coding sequences within:
- the LOC122594315 gene encoding cold-responsive protein kinase 1-like isoform X1; the protein is MSCSCFGSSRVQKKPTSPHRELEGYSLDNIRKFSYKDLRIATYNFDRSTKIGRGGFGVVYKGILKDGSQVAVKALCAESKQGDREFLTEINTISNVRHQNLVELIGCCIEGTHRILVYEFLENNSLDHALLGKKSHTIELDWKRRSKICIGTARGLAYLHEELEPHIVHRDIKASNILLGEGFIPKIGDFGLAKLFPDSITHISTKLAGTTGYLAPEYVLGGQLTLKADVYSFGVLILEIVSGRSSSISSWGTTQKVLLERAWELYEEGKLLELVDPDLKTYPEEEVLKYIKVAFFCTQATANRRPMMSQVVDMLSRNIRLNEKELTPPGFFQESNDNKKVSEASTSRQISSYPTTITQVTPR
- the LOC122594315 gene encoding cold-responsive protein kinase 1-like isoform X2, which codes for MSCSCFGSSRVQKKPTSPHRELEGYSLDNIRKFSYKDLRIATYNFDRSTKIGRGGFGVVYKDGSQVAVKALCAESKQGDREFLTEINTISNVRHQNLVELIGCCIEGTHRILVYEFLENNSLDHALLGKKSHTIELDWKRRSKICIGTARGLAYLHEELEPHIVHRDIKASNILLGEGFIPKIGDFGLAKLFPDSITHISTKLAGTTGYLAPEYVLGGQLTLKADVYSFGVLILEIVSGRSSSISSWGTTQKVLLERAWELYEEGKLLELVDPDLKTYPEEEVLKYIKVAFFCTQATANRRPMMSQVVDMLSRNIRLNEKELTPPGFFQESNDNKKVSEASTSRQISSYPTTITQVTPR